From the genome of Planctomycetota bacterium:
TCTTAGTTTGACAGAGCACTAGGCGCTGTGCCATCCATCTAGATTCCCGCCTGCGCGGGAATGACGGAACATGCCCCGATCATTGACCGGGGGCTAATGCTCGATGCCACGCTTAACACAGCGCGCGGCTATTCGACCCCGCCGCCGCGGTAGAGCTTCTGATGCAATTGGTTCTTGGTCGACGTGATCGGCCCGTTGTTCGGCTCATCACGCAGCGCCACGTAGATCATGTGGTACTTGGCGTCCACGTCGTCGGCGTAATGGACCAGCAACGCCTCGGGCGTGGACGGCGGCTTGGGCGAGCCCCACTCGGGGCGCGATTGATGCGAGACGATCACGTGTTCAAGCCGCAACAGCGTCTCGGCGTCAACCGGCGCACCATCGGCGGCTTGCGCGGCGGCCGCCTCGCGAATGATGTCGCGTCCTTGCAGAATGTGACCGACCAACGTCCCCGAGGCCGTGTACTCGGCCCCGCCGGGCTGCCAGGCGATCTCGCGCAGTTTGCCGATGTCGTGCAAAATCGCTCCCGCCGCGACCAGCCCCTTGTCAAGCCGGGGCTGCATGTCGGCGTAGTACTCGTCGTACTTGTCGGCGAAATAGACCGCCGTTCGGGTCACGCTGAGCACATGTTCCAGATAGCCGGCGATGTAACAGTGATGATTGCGCGTCGCCGCCGGCAGTGAGACCAGTGCCTCGCGGTTGTCATTCAACAGCCCGAGCACCAGCTTCTTGAGCGGCTTGTTGGTGATCCGCTCTTTGGCGATCGACACCAGTTCGTCGAACATCTCGTCGGCGTCGAACCGCGAGTGGGGCAGGAACTGCTTGGGGTCGAAGCCGTCGGCCGTGTCGGCGTCGCAGACCGGGCGGATTTTGCGAACCTCGAGCTGCGGCCCGTAGTTCGATTCCTTGTACACCGCGCGCAGCTTGTAGAACGTGCCGGGCACCCAATTGTTCCGGCAGTCTTCGGCCCAGGACGAGTCGTTCCAAATCGGAAACGACACCTGCCGATCGGCGTCGCGAAAGCCGACCTTGAAGTACGGCTTGCCGTCGCGCGTGGTCAATTCTTCTTTCGAGGTCAATAGCGCGAACAGATCGGCCTCTTGGCCGTTTTCCATTGCCGACAGCGCCACGACCGCGGGAGTTTTAGTAGTCATGCCCCACATTTTACAGGCGCGCCGCGGCAAGTTGCCAGTGGCTCGCCGCTGGTCAGAGAATTTTCACCACAGAGACACAGAGGACACGGAGGCGGCAAAAGTAAGGGTGGCCCGGTCGCTCGCCGGCCGCGGTTGCGCAAGCAACAAGAACAACGCCCAGGCGTCCTGGCCTTCGCTCGGGTGGCACCGATTGCCCGGCAATCGGTGTTGCGCAGCAACAAGAAACTCGATGGGCGATGCGTCTTTCGCCGAGGGACGTGCCACCTCAAGAACGCGGCGCTCGAGGTTTCTGGCGGGCTGTGCCCGCCCCGGAAGCTTCGCTTCCCGGGCCACCCAAGCCCAGTGGGACGTCCGTTAAACCTTCTTGTCGCAGACGCGACCCAGCCGGCAAGCGGCTGGGCCACCCGAAACAAGACGCACTCGCGACGCTCCCATGTTACAAACTGCGGTAATTTTACCGGTCGTTGTAGCCGTGGGGATGCGATTTGTGCCAGCGCCAGGCGGTTTCGACAATCGATCGCAGCTCGGCGAATTGGGGCTTCCACCCCAGTTGCTCGCGCGCCCGGGTGGCGTCGGCCACCAGTTCGGGAGGGTCGCCGGCGCGGCGCGGGCCTTTGACTTCGGGGATCGGGTGGCCGGTGACCTGGCGGCACGTGTCGATCACTTCGCGCACGCTGTAGCCGCGGCCGGTGCCGAGATTCAGCTTCAACTGCACGCCGGGTTGCAACTGGGCCAGGGCCAACAAGTGGGCGCTGGCCAGATCGTTGACGTGGACGTAATCGCGAATGCAGGTTCCATCGGCCGTCGGGTAATCGTCGCCAAACACGGAAATGTGCGGCCGCTGCCCCAGCGCCACTTGCAGCACGACCGGAATCAGGTGCGACTCGGGCGTGTGATCTTCGCCGATCTCGCCGTCGGGGCTGGCGCCCGAGGCGTTGAAGTACCGCAAGGCCGCGTAGCTGAAGCCATAGGCGGCCGTGTAGTCGGCCAAAGCCTGCTCGATGACCAGCTTGGTGAAGCCATACGGGTTGATCGGCTTCTGGGGCTCGTCTTCCGTGATAGGGACGACTTGGGGCACCCCGTAGGTGGCCGTGGTGCTCGAGAAGACGATCCGCCGCACGCTCGTTTCGCGCATTGCTTCCAAGAGCGACACGCTGCCGATGATGTTGTTCTCGTAGTAACGGGCCGGGTCGACCACGCTTTCGCCGACCAGGGCAAAGGCGGCGAAGTGCATCACCGCGTCGATCTGCTTCTCGCGGAGCACACTGACCAGCTTGGCCCGTTCGTGGAGCGAGCCTTCGATCAGCCGGCCCGGCGCGACCGCGCCACGATGGCCATAGATCAGATTGTCATAAACCCAGACCGAGTGCCCGGCGGCCGCGATCACGCGGGCCGCGTGGCTGCCGACGTAGCCGGCGCCGCCAACTACCAGAATGTTCATGCTCGATCGCCCCCGAAACGAGTGGATGGAGATTGCACCAGGCCCACGATCATTGACCGAATGCTAATGGTTGCCAGGGCGTGGGTACAGCAACTTTTCCACATTGACCGGCCGTAACGATTTTTCCTGCCGGGCCGGTGAACCAAGGTGGCGAAAAGAACCGAAAACATCATAGCGGCCTACGGCAAGGCAAATACCGCCGGGCCGCACCGCCAATGCCACCGGCGACGCATTACGAGACGTCTCATGCCCCGCTCCGCTCCCCAGAAGCCCACCACGAAGCCCGCCGCCAAGATCGCCGGCACGGCCCCGGCCGAGCATTATCTGGCCCGGGCCTTCACGGCGTACTTGCAGAGCGAGTGCCATCTGTCGGCTAATACCGTGGCCGCCTACCGGCGCGACTTGCGTCGGTTCAACGTCTGGCTCGCCGGGCGCAAGTTCGAAAAGCTGGGCGTCCGCGAACTGGCCGACTATGCCAGTTGGCTGAACGAGCAGCAACTGGCGGCGGCCAGCCTGGCCCGGCACCTGGTCTCGCTCAAGATGTTCTTCCGCTACCTGCAGTTGGAAGGGATGTTGAAGGATAACCCAGTCGAACTGCTCGGCAGCCAGAAACTCTGGGAGCGGATTCCCTCGGTGCTGACGCCGCGACAGGTCGACGCGCTGCTGGCGGCCCCGCGTGGCGCCGATCCCTGGTGGCGGCGCGACCGGGCGATGCTCGAACTGCTCTATGCCACCGGCTGTCGAGCCAGCGAGCTAGTCGGACTGCGCGAGCGGGACATGCATCTGACCGAGAGCTACTGCTTGTGCCACGGCAAGGGGGACAAGCAGCGACTGGTGCCGCTGGGCAAGCGCGCCATCGAAGCGGTGCGGCTGTACCTGGCCGAAGAGCGACCACGCTTGACGGCGCAAGGAGCGGCGACGGCGCAACATGTCTTGCTGTCGCGCAGCGGCCGGCCCTTGCGGCGCGAGCGATTGTGGGAGCTGGTCACGCGCTATGCGCGGCGGATTGGCGCGCCCGCCGGCGTCAGCCCTCACACGCTGCGCCACAGCTTTGCCACGCATCTCTTGGCGGGCGGGGCGGACCTGCGGATGGTGCAAGAGATGCTCGGCCACGCCAGCATCGCCACGACGCAAATCTACACCCACGTCGATACGTCGCGGCTCAAAGCAGTCCACGCGAAGTTTCACCCGCGTGGGTGAGGCTGGCGCGGTCCAAGCACCAATGACCAAGTCTCAATGACCAAGGACTGACTCACTGTCAATCATCTCAGCCCCCTGCTCCCCCTCTCCCCTGCCCCCTGCGTTCATTTCCCCCTTCGCGCTGAAAACAAAAAAGCCCAGAGGAGCAAGTCCCCTGGGCTTTGGGAGAAGTACACGGAGTGCCTGCGCGTTACTTGACGTTCCGGCCGAACTTCATCCGGCGGGCGTTCGGCGAGGCGTAACGAATCCAGCGGGCTTCGAGCAGCTCCAACTCCTCGTCCATCCAGGCGCTGAACTCTTCGATGGTGCGCGGCTTGGCCAGGACAGCCTTGGTGACGGGGCGATTTCCCGATTCGGGTTCGTTCGATTCCGGTCGTGGCGAGTTGGTGTTCATCGTTCGGCCCTCCCCTCAAGCTGCAACGTCACTGTTGCGTTAACTCATTGTTGCTGGTGTCAAGCCGTCGAGGTTCTTGTCGCCTTTGGCCAGGCGTCTAGCCCTGTGCCGGATGGCCCGCTTTCACTAGCAGGCAAACACCATGTGTACTACGCAGGACAACTCAAATACGTTCAGGTTCGCTACGAAAGTCACAATCTAGGAGTTCCTTCTCACCAAACTTTTAGATGCACGTCGCGTGCCAATCGTTCCCCTGCCGTTTCGGCAGCAAATTGAGCGTTGTTTTTTTACAACCGGTATAGGTCTGGACGTTATCGAACCAGCCCTGGAGCGGGGCCTGCCAAACGGCGCATGGCCCGCGAGCGAATGCCTGGAAACTGCGGGAAACATCCGGTTTTGGCGGCCAGAATGGCTCTGGCCCCGAATCGGCCGGTTCGAGTAAGATAAGCCTTTCCTGGCCCCCTAAAGGTGTTTGGTCGCCGCCACTCGCGGGACGCGATCGTCGCGCAATCAACCGGGGCCGAGAATCCCATTTTGAGCATTCGAGTCCAAAGCATGGACGGCTGGGACATTGTCCTGTTGGTCGTGGCGGCTTACATAGCCGTAATGGGTTTGGTCAGGCTGATGCGCGCCGAGCGCGAACGCTGTGTCGCCGAGCTGCGCGAGCAGGCCGCCGCCGAACAGCAACGCCAGCGCCAGGCCGAACGCCTGCAGGCTCAAGCCGCCAAGGCCGCCAAACGCGCGGCCTAAGACGAAACGCCGCCAGCCAGTCAACTCTCCCTGGGTAGCCCCGACAACTTGTTGTCGGGGTTGCGAAGCAACACGAGGCCATTGAACTAACGCCCCCTGACGATCGACACGACGACCCTAGCCCTCTTGTCGCTGACGCGACCCTGACAACAAGTTGTCAGGGCTACCCTGCTGGCCGCCAACAACGACCGAAACCACCAGGCCCCCGGTCATTGACCGGGGGCTAAAGCACGATCGCGAACGTCCCTCATAGAACATGGCCAAGAAGCTCTACATCGAAACCGTCGGCTGCCAGATGAACATGCTCGACAGCGAGCTGGTCGTGGCCAGTCTGCGCAAAGAGGGCTACGAGTTGGTCAACGTAGCCGCCGACGCCGACACCATTCTGTTCAACACCTGCAGCGTCCGGCAGCACGCCGAAGACAAGATCTACAGCGCCCTCGGGCGCTTGCGTCTGACCAAGCATCAGCACCCGGACAAGGTGATCGGCATCCTAGGTTGCATGGCCCAGAAGGACCAGCAGCTGATCTTTGATCGCGCCCCGTTTGTCGATCTGGTGGTTGGTCCCGGCCAACTGCACCAAGTGCCGCAACTGATTGCCGAAGTGCAAGCCGGCGGCGGCCAAAAGCTGGAAGTCAGCTTGGACCGGACCGAAGGCTCGCGGCACGAAGTCGAGGAAAGCTTCGAAAGCTACGATCCGCTGCGCGATCCCGAGATGCGGCCGACGCCGTTCCAGGCCTTTGTGCGGATCATGATCGGTTGCGACAAGTTCTGCACTTACTGCATTGTGCCGATGGTGCGCGGGCCCGAGCAAAGCCGGCCGCCGCAACAGATCATTGCCGAGGTCGCCAAGCTGGCCGCCGAAGGCTGCCGCGAGATTACGCTGCTGGGCCAGACGGTGAACAGCTACCGCTTCAAGAGCGGCGAGCGGACGTGGCGGCTCAGCGATTTGCTGGTGGCGCTCCACGACATTGCCGGCATCGAGCGGATCAAGTTCGTCACGAACTTTCCCAAGGACATGACCGACGACCTGCTGCAAGCGGTTCGCGATCTGCCCAAGTGCTCGCGCTATTTGCACGTCCCGGCACAGAGCGGCTCGAACGCCGTGCTGAAGCGGATGAAGCGGCTGTATACCGTCGAAGATTACCGCGAAATGCACGACCGGATTCGCGAGACGATTCCCGGCGCGGCCGTGACCAGCGACTTTATCGTCGGCTTTTGTGGCGAGACGGACGACGATTTCGCCGCCACGGCCCAACTAGTGCGCGACCTGCGGTTCAAGAACAGCTTTATCTTCAAGTACAGCGAGCGAACCGGCACCAAGGCAGCCGACATGTTCCCCGACGACGTCCCCGAGGACGTCAAACGCCAGCGAAACATCGATTTGCTGGCGATCCAGGACCAGATCAGCCTGGAGGACAACCTGCCGCTGATCGGCCAGCAGGTCCAGGTTTTGGTCGAAGGCCCCAGCAAGCTGGCCCGCAAGCAGCAGGCCGAGGGGGAACTGCTGCAACTGACCGGCCGGACTCAATGCGACCGGATCGTGGTTTTCAACGGAAATCGCCGGCAGGTTGGCCAAATCTTACCGGTCGTGGTACAAGATGCCGACGCGTTTACGCTTTTTGCCGCGGTCGCCACGCAACACGTCGGCCCGGAAGTGTATACTCTGGACAGCAAGTTTTAAGCTGGGGACAGTAAGCTCTAAACCGGGGGCAATGGGCCTGACGCCCATCGTTCGCCTGCTCGCCTCATCGCACCCGCCGCGCAACCCCCTTGGCTGTCGGCCATCGCACGCCACGCCGCTTGCCCCACTGTTTGCCGCTGTGGGGGTGAGCCTTTGCCCGCCCGTATGCACGCTATCGGGCAACAATCTAACGTGGTCGGCTCTGGGGACGAGGAAAGCTTCTGTTTATGATCGTGGGTATGCGCTCTGATGAACTGACCCAATTGTTGGACGACCCGGCGGCGGCTGACCGCTGGCTGGGGCGATGTGGCCTGGAAGACCTGCGCCGCGCGCAGGCCAACTTGCAGCACATGGCCCAGGGTGGCCTGACGCTCGATTTGCTGGCCGACATCTGTGGCCAACTGGCCGAGCACCTGCCGGGCCTGAGCGACCCGGATCGCGCGTTGAACAACCTCGAGCGGTTCGTGGCTGCGGCGCGCAACCCCCTGTCGCTTGGTTCGCTCTTGGAGCGCGATCGTCAGGCGCTGCCGATCCTGCTGCAAATCTTCTCGTCGAGCCAGCATCTCAGCGACGTCCTGGTCGCCGATCAGGAAAGCTACGACCTGCTGCGGATGACCGAGGGGCAGCCGGTCGAGCGCAACACGCTGGTCGACGAGCTATGCACCGAGGTCTTGGCGCTGAATAGCGAAACCGCCGTGATGGCGACTTTGCGACGCTACAAGCGGCGCGAGACGCTGCGCATTGCCTACGGCGACCTGATCCGAGCCCATCGACTGGAAGTGGTCACCGAACAGATTTCCTACCTGGCCGACGCCATGGTCGAAGCGGCCCTGCGTTTTGCCCGCCGCAAGCTGGAACAGCGCCGTGGCCATCCCACGACGACCGATGGTCGACCGGCTGGGTTCGTCGCGCTGGGGCTGGGCAAGTTGGGCGGCACGGAGCTGAACTATTCGAGCGACATTGACCTGGTGTTTCTGTACGAATGCGACGGCCGCACCAACGGCCCGCAACCGACGAGCAACGCCGAATTCTTCGATCGGCTGGCGCGCGACACGCTGCGATTGTTGACGGAAGTGACGCCCTTGGGGAACGCCTACCGTATCGACCTCCGCTTGCGCCCCGAAGGGGAAAGCGGCCCGCTGGTCCACAGCCTGGAACGGACCATGCGCTACTACGACCTCATGGGTCGCACCTGGGAGCGCCAGGCGTTCGTCAAAGCACGCGTCGTGGCCGGCGACGCAGAATTGGGGGCGCGGTTTCTCGATTACCTGGAACCCTGGGTCTATCGGCGTTACTTGGGGCTGGCCGATATCACTGGCATCAAGGCGCTGAAGCGCCGCATCGAGCGCCGCACGCTGTTGGAAGGGGACGACCGGCGCAACGTCAAAACCGGCCGCGGCGGCATTCGCGACATTGAATTCGCGATCCAGTTCTTGCAGTTGCTTAACGGCGGCGATTTGCCGTCATTGCGCGTCGGCAACACGTTGGCCGCGATCGGACAACTGGAAGCGGTCGGCTGCTTGACTCACCAGGAGCGGCAACTGCTCGAAGAGCACTACGCCTTTCTGCGCAAGATCGAACATCGGCTGCAGATCATGTTCGACTTGCAGACCCACGTTCTGCCCGACGACCAGGCCGAGCTGCGCCGGCTGGCCTTGCGCATGGGTTACAGCCACGCGCCCGAGCGGTCGGCGCTGGCCGCGTTCGAGGAAGACTACCAGACCAAGACCGAGTTGAACCGGAAGATCCTCGATCACCTGCTGCACGACGCATTTGGCGACGACGCCGAGACCGAGCCCGAGGTCGATCTAGTCCTCGACCCGGCCCCCGATCGACAGCGGATCGCCGAAGTGCTGGGCCGGCACGGTTTCCGTGATGTGACGCTGGCCTACAAGAACCTGACCGCCCTGGCAACCGAAAAGATTCGCTATCTGTCGACGCGCCGCTGTCGCCACTTTCTGGCGGCCATTGCGCCGCGGCTGATTCGCGCGATCAGCGCCACGTCGGACCCGGATCGGACGTTGATCACCCTGGAGCAAGTCAGCGACTCGCTCGGCGGCAAGGGGGTGCTGTGGGAACTGTTCAGTTTCAATCCGCCGTCGATGAACTTGTACGTAGAACTTTGCGCGTCGGCGCCGTACTTGTCGAGCATTTTGATCACCAACCCGGGCATGATCGACGAGCTGATGGACAGCCTGGTGCTGAACAAGCTACCGACGCGGGCCGATCTGCGAGCCACGCTGGCCGAAGTGGCCCGCGGCGCGGTCGACCTGGAACCGATCTTGCACAGCTTCAAGAACACGCAACAACTTCGGGTCGGCGTGCGGAACATCCTGGGCAAGGAAGAAATCCAGTCCACGACGGGGGCCCTGTCGGACATTGCCGAGACGTGCCTCGAGCGGATCATCGAACACGAATACGCTCGCTTGGCCGAAAAACTGGGCGAGCCAACCATCGGCGGCGAGGTTCGCACTGGTCAGAAGTGCGAACTGATCGTGCTGGCCATGGGCAAGCTCGGCGGGCGCGAGCTGAACTACCACAGCGATCTGGATCTGGTTTTCTTGTACGAAGCGGATGGGGCCACGTTTCACCCGCGCCGCAGCACGCGCAGCGGCGAGACCACGAGCAATCAGCATTTCTTCGGCGAGCTCGGCACCCGCGTGATCAAGGCCGCCTCGCGATTGGGCCCCTATGGCCGACTCTATGACATCGATGCCCGCCTTAGACCGACGGGGCGCAGCGGCACCCTGGCCACGTCGTTCGCCGAGTTCGAGCGTTACTTCACCGAAGGGCTGGGGCAACTTTGGGAGCGTCAGGCGCTGTGCAAAGCGCGCGTCGTCTGGGGCGCCAAGCCAGCGGCCGAGCAAGCCCTGGCCCTGGTTCACCAGGCGGCTTTCAGCAGCTGTCTGCGCCCCGGCGACTCGGAACTGATTCGCCAAATGCGCCACCGCATCGAGGCAGCCGCCTCGCCACGCAACCTGAAGCGCGGCCGCGGCGGCATCTGTGACATCGACTTCCTGGTTCAACTGCTGCAACTGCGCTATGCCGGCGAGCAGCCCGAGCTGCGCCAGCCGAGCACGACGCTGGCGCTGGCGGCGTTGTATCAGTCTGGTCGGCTGTCGGCTGACGACTATGAATTCCTGATGGCCAGCTATCGGTTCCTGCGAACCGTCGAGTTGCGATTGAGGCTGATGAGCACGACGGCCCGCGATGCCTTGCCCGACGACGGCGCCGAACTAGACCGGCTGGCGCGCGCGCTGGGGCTGTTGAGCCGCAGTGAACTCGAAGCGGAAGTCAGCCGCTACACCGAAGAGAACCGACGCCGCTTCGAGCAACTGGTCGCCACCACCGAGCCGCAACCGGCTTAAACCTTCGTAGCAAGGGCATTTGAACCGCAAAGACGCAAAGAGCGCCAAGAAACGCGAGACAGAAAATCAAGGGTATCACTCCGCGAGACTCTGTGCGCTCTGCGATTCAATCCTCTTAATTCTTTGCGACCTTTGCGTCTTTGCGGTGAATTCCTGGATTTCAGTTCAAGAGCCAATCAAGAACTTGGCTTGGTCGCCAGCCAGAGGTTCATGAACTCGTTCACCGCGCGGTCGGCGAACGTGGCGTCGTTGATGTGGGCCGAGACACGCAGCACGCGACAGTATGGATGCTCGCGCAATCCTTCTTCCAGCGTCTCGAACAACGCCGCGTCGGCCGCCGGGTCGTGGAACGGCTGCCCCGGCGCGTCGATGGCCGACACGCCCCCCTCGGGCAGCAGCACCACGATCGGACTCGTCGCCCCGCGCAGCTTGTCGACCATCCACCGCCCAATCGCGCGATTTTCGTCCACCGTCGTGCGTATCAACGTGACTTGCGCGTTGTGGGCGTGCAGTCGGCGCGACGCATGTTTATCCGGTACAGTCTCTCGCCCGCCAAAGTTGACCATGTCGAGCGCGCCGACGCTGAGCACCTGCGGAATCCTGCGTTCGAGCGCCGCGTCGAGCCGGGCCGGCCCCGCCGACAACACGCCGCCGAACAACTCGTCGGCGATTTCCGTGGTGGTGATGTCGAGCACGCCCACCACCAGTCCCGCGTCGATCAGTTGCTCCATTGCCCGACCGCCGGCGCCGGTGGCGTGAAACACCAGGGGGTCGAACCCCCGCGCTTCGAGTTGCACGCGGACCCGCTCGACACAGGGAGTGGTCACGCCGAACATCGTCATGGCCACCGTCGGGCGTTCGTTCACCTCGGCCGAGCTGTGTACAACCATGCCGTACATGGCGTGGGCCGCGTTGGCCAGAATCCGCCGCGACACACTGTTCAGCCCCGCCACGTCCAGGACCGAGTGCATCATCACCAGGTCGCTGGCACCAACGTAGGGGGCGACATTGCCGGCCGCCATCGTCGAGACGAGCAGCTTAGGCACGCCGATCGGCAAAATCCTCAGCGCCGGCGCGATCAGCGACGTGCCCCCTCCGCCTCCCAGGCCCATCGCACCCGCCACGCGACCGGCGGCAAATTCGTCGCGCAGAAACTCGACCAGCGCCGCCGACATTTCGGCGATCGCGGCCGCCCGATCGCCAGGCGCCGCGTCGGCCTGCCGCCGCGCCGCCGGCAGATGCTTCCTCACCCGCTCTCGCAACACGTCGGGCACGACGACGGGTGTGTTCAGGGTGCCGACATCGACGGTCACGACCGGCGCGCCCAGGGCGCGGAGCCGCGCGGCCACATAGGCCAGCTCGTGCCCCTTGGTGTCGAAGGTGGCAATGGCGTAGATCGAGGCGTTCAACGCAAAGTCCTCAGGCCCTCGGGCGTGCAACTGCGAGCGTTTCAACAGCCTAATCCCAGGGGGTTCATTTGCATCGGCGTTAACGATACGATTGAGCCATCGCGTGCCGAAATTGAATCGTTGTCAGCCCGTCCCCAGGCGGCCGTTATGTCGGAATTTGTTCCCGTTGCCAAGGTCAGCGAAGTGCCTGATCCAGGGCGCGTGGTCGTGGAAGTCGACGAGCGTTTGATCGTGCTGCTGCACGTCAGCGGCGAATTCTTCGCCATCGACGACGTTTGCACCCATGACGGCGGCCCGTTGAGCGAAGGCACGCTGGACGATCACACCATCGCCTGTCCGCGACACGGCGCCAAGTTCGACATCCGCACGGGTCGGGCGTTGACCATGCCGGCCACGCAGCCGACCATGGCGCATGATGTGCGAGTGGAAGGGGGGCAAGTGTTCGTCCGCTGCCGCCACGGGCACCCAGGTTAGTTTAGACCGGATTCAAGGCTACCCCAGCCAGGAACTAGCGAACATGCCTATCACCGAAGACGCCGTGCGCGAAGCGCTGAAGACCGTGGTTGATCCTGAACTGTTCGTGAACATCGTCGACTTGGGGCTGGTCTACACGGTGACCATTGCCGACCCTGACGCCGAGGGGAAAGCGAACGTGGGGATCGAGATGACGATGACCAGCCCGGCCTGCCCGGCGGGCCCCCAGTTGCTACAAGGCTCGAAAGACGCCTTGTCGCGGATCGAAGGCGTGGGCCTGGTGGAAGTCAAACTGGTGATGACGCCCCCCTGGACGCCCGACCGGATGACCGAAGAAGCCCGGGATCAACTCGGCATCTTCTAAACGGCGCCATGATTCTTGATGGCGCAATGGCGGCTGTCCTTGTGCGCATAAAAAAGACCTGCCTGGGAGTATTCGTCCCAGGCAGGTCCGATGCGGGCTATCGGACTCGATCAACCCTCGCGGGGGCTGGTTAGTTGCGGACCACCGATCGGCTGGCGTGAATCATGCCACGGCTGATCGAAGCCGAGGGATCGGCCATCGGTGCGCGGGGCATCGAAGCAGCGTCCTTCGGGGCGGCAGCCGGAGCGCCGCAGCCTTCGCCGCAAGCGTTTTCGCAGCAGCCGTTGCCGCAAGCGTTTTCGCAGCAGCCATTGCCGCAACCGTTGTCACAGCAGTGCTTCTTCAGCGAGCACAAGGTCTTATGCTTCTTGAAGATGTTCAAGCAGCACTTCTTCTTGCAGCAGCTGCCACAGCCTTCGTCGCAGCAGCCGTTGTTCGCGGCACAGCAGCTCGGTTCGCAAGCCTTTTCGCAGCAGCCGTTGTTCGCGGCGGCACAGCAATTCGGCTCACAAGCCTTGGCGCAGCAGCCGTTGTTGGCGGCGCAGCAGCTCGGTTCG
Proteins encoded in this window:
- a CDS encoding Tm-1-like ATP-binding domain-containing protein → MNASIYAIATFDTKGHELAYVAARLRALGAPVVTVDVGTLNTPVVVPDVLRERVRKHLPAARRQADAAPGDRAAAIAEMSAALVEFLRDEFAAGRVAGAMGLGGGGGTSLIAPALRILPIGVPKLLVSTMAAGNVAPYVGASDLVMMHSVLDVAGLNSVSRRILANAAHAMYGMVVHSSAEVNERPTVAMTMFGVTTPCVERVRVQLEARGFDPLVFHATGAGGRAMEQLIDAGLVVGVLDITTTEIADELFGGVLSAGPARLDAALERRIPQVLSVGALDMVNFGGRETVPDKHASRRLHAHNAQVTLIRTTVDENRAIGRWMVDKLRGATSPIVVLLPEGGVSAIDAPGQPFHDPAADAALFETLEEGLREHPYCRVLRVSAHINDATFADRAVNEFMNLWLATKPSS
- a CDS encoding non-heme iron oxygenase ferredoxin subunit, producing MSEFVPVAKVSEVPDPGRVVVEVDERLIVLLHVSGEFFAIDDVCTHDGGPLSEGTLDDHTIACPRHGAKFDIRTGRALTMPATQPTMAHDVRVEGGQVFVRCRHGHPG
- a CDS encoding metal-sulfur cluster assembly factor translates to MPITEDAVREALKTVVDPELFVNIVDLGLVYTVTIADPDAEGKANVGIEMTMTSPACPAGPQLLQGSKDALSRIEGVGLVEVKLVMTPPWTPDRMTEEARDQLGIF